A genomic segment from Chitinophaga flava encodes:
- a CDS encoding alpha/beta fold hydrolase: MLKDVIISGVSLKVKHKVEAADRPTIVFLHDSLGCIDLWRDFPEKLGKETHCNILVYDRQGYGQSGPFTDLSRGNNYLEKEADVLHELIQQTGIRQAILFGHSDGASIALIAAAKYPAAIIGLITEGAHIFVEDITLKGIRDAVVAYRTTNLKEKLTRYHGVKMDAVFAAWADTWLSETFKSWNIEKFLPQIICPILVIQGEHDEFGSMKQVTGIINQVSGKSTQLIMSSVGHTPHKEAGDEVLYHVVVFVKSVYSIP, translated from the coding sequence ATGTTAAAAGATGTCATCATATCGGGTGTATCACTCAAAGTAAAACACAAGGTGGAAGCGGCGGACAGACCAACGATCGTGTTTTTGCATGATTCACTGGGATGTATTGATTTGTGGCGTGACTTTCCGGAAAAGCTGGGAAAAGAAACCCATTGTAACATACTGGTCTATGACCGGCAGGGATATGGACAATCGGGTCCATTCACAGACCTGTCCAGAGGTAATAATTACCTCGAAAAGGAAGCGGATGTTTTGCATGAGCTGATCCAGCAGACTGGTATTCGGCAGGCAATTTTATTTGGTCATAGTGATGGTGCTTCCATTGCGCTGATAGCGGCCGCCAAATATCCGGCTGCTATCATAGGGCTGATTACGGAAGGCGCTCATATTTTTGTGGAGGACATTACGCTTAAAGGCATCAGGGATGCAGTAGTAGCTTACCGTACTACCAACCTGAAGGAAAAACTGACCCGGTACCATGGCGTCAAAATGGACGCCGTATTTGCAGCCTGGGCCGATACCTGGCTCTCTGAAACATTTAAATCCTGGAATATAGAAAAATTTCTCCCGCAGATCATTTGTCCGATATTGGTGATTCAGGGTGAACACGATGAGTTTGGAAGTATGAAACAGGTCACTGGAATTATTAATCAGGTGTCAGGAAAATCTACTCAACTAATCATGTCTTCTGTTGGGCATACCCCACATAAAGAAGCTGGAGATGAAGTGCTGTACCATGTTGTAGTGTTTGTGAAAAGCGTGTATAGTATACCGTAG
- a CDS encoding MutS-related protein — protein MTENAYLNKEIISIFDYTNNTGAKEFLRGLFERKGVSYDDIISRQALLSTFVQHWGILEGFSYQRYDFEEVYNFTTTLKSSYEEESVDWVNLIFNRDRHRIKSRCSQAVLFLDKLYVSYFQRISSIAFPLSFQLYPDSIISFIKVLEIEPLADSVKKGTGLSLTDIPGFLKRLLKAGKSGELAAFWQSLFVFEAFWSVAKGIKVRNFVFPVITADRLLLEKFYHPMIKNPVANDFSNCNNVMLLTGPNMAGKSTVLKSISICVLLAHLGFAVPANRCEVPFYDDFLISINVTDDIQNGYSHFMQEIVNLKEILQKAVNGKKCFAVFDEMFCGTNIDDAIDITCSTVKGMVHLKGSFFIISTHLYQLNNLLPEGSFEAWQLEAMVDDGMPRHTYVLKKGWSQLKFGKLLFEKEGLNKLLKAGEQEII, from the coding sequence ATGACGGAAAATGCTTATCTCAACAAAGAGATTATTTCAATATTTGACTACACCAATAACACGGGTGCAAAGGAATTCCTGCGTGGTTTGTTTGAAAGGAAAGGAGTATCCTATGACGATATCATTTCCAGGCAGGCATTGCTGAGCACCTTTGTGCAGCATTGGGGTATCCTGGAAGGATTCAGTTATCAGCGATATGATTTTGAGGAGGTGTACAATTTTACAACGACCCTGAAAAGCAGCTATGAAGAAGAGAGTGTGGACTGGGTCAATTTAATTTTTAACAGAGACCGGCATAGGATCAAATCGCGTTGTTCTCAGGCTGTTTTGTTTCTGGATAAGTTGTATGTATCTTATTTTCAACGGATCAGCAGTATAGCATTTCCGTTATCGTTTCAGTTGTATCCTGATAGCATCATTTCGTTTATTAAAGTGCTGGAAATTGAGCCGCTGGCGGACAGTGTTAAAAAAGGTACTGGTTTATCTTTAACCGATATCCCCGGCTTTTTGAAGCGGCTGCTGAAAGCCGGCAAAAGTGGGGAGCTCGCTGCTTTCTGGCAATCATTGTTTGTGTTTGAAGCTTTTTGGTCAGTAGCGAAGGGAATTAAAGTCCGGAACTTTGTTTTTCCAGTGATAACGGCAGATCGTTTGCTGCTGGAAAAGTTTTATCATCCCATGATTAAGAACCCTGTAGCCAATGACTTTAGCAACTGTAATAATGTGATGTTGCTGACAGGTCCTAATATGGCGGGTAAATCCACTGTTCTAAAATCAATCAGTATATGTGTATTGCTGGCCCATCTGGGATTCGCTGTGCCAGCAAACAGATGTGAGGTCCCGTTTTATGATGACTTCCTTATTTCTATTAATGTAACTGATGATATTCAAAATGGATACAGCCACTTTATGCAGGAGATTGTCAACCTGAAAGAAATCCTGCAAAAAGCTGTAAACGGAAAAAAATGTTTTGCTGTATTTGATGAGATGTTTTGTGGTACCAATATCGATGATGCTATTGATATTACCTGTTCTACAGTCAAGGGGATGGTGCATTTAAAAGGATCGTTTTTTATTATTTCCACTCATTTATATCAGCTCAACAATCTGTTGCCCGAAGGCAGCTTTGAAGCCTGGCAGCTGGAAGCAATGGTTGATGACGGGATGCCCAGGCATACCTACGTACTGAAAAAAGGATGGTCCCAACTGAAGTTCGGAAAATTGTTGTTTGAGAAAGAAGGATTGAATAAATTACTGAAGGCAGGTGAACAGGAAATCATCTAA
- a CDS encoding serine hydrolase: protein MQKTSLFVLLLLPFITFAQLKKKPDARLQQGLQQIADNFKGTAGIYVQHLQTGEWASINGDTIFPTASIVKIPLLVGLFNKIDKGELGYHQSMVYRDSSRYGGSGLMQFFKDSSVTEVSVLAALMMAYSDNTTSLLNQQLAGGGAAINQLLEQYGLKDTRVNSRTPGREDNRKIYGWGQTTPREMATLLAKISRGEVISRAASERMYRLMTKGYYDEQALTQIPPYVQAAAKTGSIDESRSEVVLVNAPHGDYVFYVGTKNIKDQRWDADNEAVEMIRTISAYLWKHFEPKSTWTPVFRKDKF from the coding sequence ATGCAAAAAACAAGTCTCTTTGTATTACTGTTGTTACCTTTTATAACCTTTGCCCAGCTGAAGAAGAAGCCTGATGCCCGGTTACAGCAAGGATTACAACAGATCGCAGATAATTTTAAAGGTACTGCCGGCATATACGTGCAGCATCTGCAGACAGGCGAATGGGCTTCCATCAACGGGGATACTATTTTCCCGACGGCCAGTATTGTAAAGATTCCCCTGCTGGTGGGCTTGTTCAATAAAATAGATAAAGGAGAGCTGGGATACCATCAGTCGATGGTGTATCGTGATTCCAGCCGGTATGGCGGCTCAGGACTGATGCAGTTCTTTAAAGACAGCTCTGTTACGGAAGTAAGTGTGCTGGCCGCCCTGATGATGGCTTACAGCGACAATACCACATCCCTCTTGAATCAGCAGCTGGCAGGCGGTGGCGCAGCAATAAATCAACTACTGGAACAATATGGATTAAAAGATACCCGTGTCAACTCCCGTACACCCGGAAGGGAAGATAACCGTAAAATATACGGCTGGGGCCAAACCACGCCCCGTGAAATGGCGACACTGCTGGCCAAAATTTCCCGGGGAGAAGTGATCAGCCGTGCAGCCAGTGAAAGAATGTACCGCCTCATGACAAAAGGATATTATGATGAACAGGCCCTCACTCAGATCCCGCCTTATGTACAAGCTGCAGCAAAAACAGGGTCCATAGATGAATCCAGATCAGAAGTGGTACTGGTAAATGCACCACACGGAGATTATGTTTTTTATGTAGGCACCAAAAACATCAAGGACCAACGCTGGGATGCCGATAATGAAGCCGTGGAGATGATCAGAACAATTTCTGCCTACTTGTGGAAACACTTTGAGCCCAAAAGCACATGGACACCGGTTTTTCGCAAGGATAAATTCTGA
- a CDS encoding LytR/AlgR family response regulator transcription factor has product MNLQCIIVDDEPLAREGLELLVRETGFLRLIALCGNAMEASQILSQERVDLMFLDIEMPRVRGIDFLKGLTVRPEVIITTAYPHFALEGFELNVLDYLVKPITPERFLRSVNRARELMESRQAASPAVDFFFIKCNNSYEKINYDDILYIEGSQNYVTINTRLGKFMTLATMKSVEEQLPPGRFMRIQKSFIVAVNKIQSLSGNEVTIGTYKIPVSKIYKEELMQLIDKHLIKR; this is encoded by the coding sequence ATGAACCTACAGTGTATTATTGTTGATGATGAACCACTGGCCCGTGAAGGGCTGGAACTGCTGGTCAGGGAAACCGGATTTCTCCGGCTGATAGCGCTCTGTGGCAACGCTATGGAGGCCTCTCAGATATTATCACAGGAAAGGGTGGACCTGATGTTCCTGGACATTGAGATGCCCAGAGTAAGAGGTATTGACTTCCTGAAGGGATTAACCGTCCGTCCGGAAGTGATCATCACCACCGCATATCCTCATTTTGCGCTGGAAGGATTTGAGCTTAACGTGCTCGACTATCTCGTAAAGCCTATCACGCCAGAACGTTTCCTGCGGTCTGTGAACCGTGCCCGTGAGCTGATGGAGAGCAGGCAGGCTGCTTCCCCCGCAGTGGATTTTTTCTTCATCAAATGCAATAACAGTTACGAGAAGATCAACTACGATGATATTCTTTATATAGAAGGCTCACAGAACTATGTGACCATCAATACACGCCTGGGTAAATTTATGACACTGGCCACTATGAAATCTGTAGAGGAGCAACTGCCTCCCGGCAGATTTATGCGGATACAGAAATCATTTATAGTGGCCGTCAATAAAATTCAATCCCTTTCCGGTAACGAAGTCACCATCGGCACTTATAAAATTCCGGTCAGCAAAATTTATAAAGAAGAGCTGATGCAGCTGATCGACAAACATCTCATCAAAAGATAG